The following is a genomic window from Gammaproteobacteria bacterium.
TCCAAGCACCCAGCGCTTGTTCCGGTTCAACGGGTCGAAGTCGGCCGGCTCGAGGAGCTCCGGATAGAACGGAATGCCCAGTCGCCTCATCGCATCGCTGAATGCGTCTGCTCCCTGGCTGATTTCCTCCAGGCGCACTCTGCGAGCATCGAGATCATCCAGGTTTTCCAGGACATCCCTGACATACCAGCAGCAACGAGCAAACGCATCGAGCGACTGCCATTCGCCTGCCGCAGGCTGCTTGTGATTGGTATCGATATCGGCGCGGTACCACTCGCGATCGTAAATGGACCGGACAACACTGGCAGGGTCGCGTACCAGGTGGAATTCCCTTGCCTCGGGAAAGGTTTCTTCCACGAGGTCGCGGAATTCTTCCAGGTAGACATTCACCTCGGCCTGGTCAAGCGGCCTGTCCTTGATGATGTCGCCGTAGTCTCCCAACAAGGCCTTCACGCGACCCCGGTCGAACTGGAGCTCGCGAAAGCCGGGACCGGTGTGCTTGCGGAACATTGCCTCGCCATTCACCAGCTGGTGATTCAAGGCATACTCGTGGCGCGCTTCCAGGCTGGTCGCCTTGTCGAGCAGGGTTGCCAGCCACTTGCTGCCGCTGCGTGCCGTCGAATAGAAGAAATGACGCTTCGGTTCTGCCATCCAGTGTATGGGGTGCATGAGCACCTGGTGGCGCCCCGTCGACAGGTCTTCCAGCAAGGGGTCCGGACTTCTTGTCCAGTTGCCGCCACTGTCGGAAAAATACCGATCGTTGTTCAGATGCGTGGCGTGATAATCGAGGCCGTGCGCCGAAAAGGAGGACTGCCAGAATTCCAGGACCTTGCCATCTTCCCTCGTCAACTTGCCTGTCGACGGATAGTCGATGGAAAACCGCGGATCGTTTCCTGGAACGCCTTCGGCACTCAGGCCGGACTCGCTGGCTGCATCCCGCGGCCGCAGGTCGCTGAACATCCAGTAATTGATGAAACCGGCCTCGTAACAGGTCTTGTCACCGTGTGCCGACACGCCCGATACATTCAGGCCCGCCTGGCGTAAATCGCCAAGCACCCTGTCCAGCTCGCTCACGGGATCCTCGATCTCGCCGCGATACCACTGCGCCAGGAAATTCAGGTGCAGGCCGACTTCATGACCGAATGCCTGTATCTGCATGGCCTTATCGAGAAAGCCGTCCGCAGCGAAGTAATCGGCGCTGTGCAACATGAAGTAGGTCGAACGAATGCCGCGTTCCGATTCCCAGTACGCCATCTCCAGGGCCATGTCGATGTCATGGTCGACATCATGGCGCAGGGCAATGAAATCGCCCTCGGCATCGGCCGCATCACGCAAGGTGACGGTCCGACCAAAGTGGTCCAGGTACCTGAAATATGCGTCGCTGACCGACATCAGGTTTCCAGAGCCTCGTAGATATCCAGCAACTTGCGGCCTTCGCTCTCCCAATTGAAGGCACGAGCAGCAGCATCCATGTTGTTGATGACATTCGCCTGGAACTGATGATCCGTTCTTACCTTGTCGATTGCCCTGGCGATGCTTTCCGGAGATTCCGGATCGAACAGCAAGCCGACATCGTAACTCGACACGATCTTCTTGAGTTCGGGAAAATCGCTCGCGACGATGGGCAGGCCGGAAAGGATGTACTCGAAGACCTTGTTCGGCGAACAATAATAGTAACTGAGGCAGGCATTCTCGATCGGCGCGATGCCGATATCGGCACTGGCCGCGTAGGCCGTGACTTCCTCGCTCGGCACCGGACCGAAGAAATGCACCTTGCTTTCAACGCCTTCGTCGGCCGCCCAGCGCTTCAGCTCGTCGAGAAAAGCGGGCTGGCCCGGGCCCATTAGCACGAGATGGCATTCATCAAGCAACTTCATGCTGCTGATTGCCTGCTTCAGGCCCCGGTTGAACGTGATGGCACCGAGATACAGGACGACTGTCTGTCCTTCATCGATGCCAAGCGCTTCCTTCAATTTCACCTGGTCGGAATTTTCGAAGCGCTTGCCGGATGGCGTGTTCATGATGACATGGAAATCATCAACACCGTATTGCCTGCCAAGCGCCTTGGCAATCGACTCGTTCACGGTGATGTTGGCCGCAGCCGCACGAACAAACCTGCGTTCCATGCGCTGTCTCAACCACTTGCCAAGCCAGCTGTAGCGGTGCTGCATGTTCCGCTCGAGATAATACTCATGGGAGTCGTACACCAGCGGCTTGTCGAACTTCCTGGCCAGGTGCCACGCTACCGGCATGGTATTGAGGTCATGCGCCTGGTAGACATCGAAGCGCTCGTTTGCGAGTGCATCGACCGACCGGGCGTAGAAATCCAGGAAACAGAATTGCCGATGAAAAGGCATCAGGAAGAACTTCAGCAGCTTGCCCATCTGCCGCTTCAACCAGGACGCCATCAGTTTGACGGGTCGCTTGACCAGGAAGACGTAGGACTTGCGCAGCAAGGCGCGTGCCAGGCGCCAGGCACGCCGCAGGATGGAGACTATCTTCTTCTGCACCAGCCGCGCCGCCTTGAGGCTGAAAAGCACCAGCGCTTCGAAGCGTCCACGCAGGCCGGTCGATCGTTGCATGGCCAGGCCCAGCCGCTCACGTACCATCGGGTGCAGCAGGATCAGGGGCAACAGGGGCAGGCCGATTATGCCGAGCACGATCTCGAGCAGCCCGAGATCGGCATAGCCCCGCTCTCCGAGCGGCCTGGAATCCTTGCCAGCCCGTTCGGACCGGCGTCGCACCCAGGCGACCAGGCGATCAATGCGCAGCAGTCGACCCGCACCGGAAAAAACACGGCGCAGGCCTCGCTTGAGCATGCCGACCAGGCGCGCCAGGGGGGCCATCGAGCTGACAGCGCGTATGGCGCGGATGTGCCAGGGAAGACGCTCGACCCTGAGGATTCGATAACCCGCCCTGAACTCTTCGACCGGCAAGTCATCAGCCCTGAGGCACACAACCGTTACCGCGTAACCGGCGGCGGCAAGGGTCGATGCCTGCTTGTGCACGCGCGCGTCGTGGGTGAACGTGTTGTACACGAACATGCAGACGCGGCGCTGGCCTTCCTGTTGCTGGCCGGGGGATGTCATGGCGATGTCACTCACACCCGGGCAAGACAGGCGACGACCTTATCCATGTCCTCGTCACGCAAATAGGGACCGAACGGCAGGCTCAGCACATCTGCCGATGCCTCCTCGGAAGCTGCCAGGCTGCCTTTCACGTAACCCAACTGTGCATAAGCCGTCTGGAGGTGCAGTGGTGACGGATAGTAAACCGCGCTGGGAATGCCTGCGTCGGAAAGCGCGGCCTGGTAATCGGCACGTCGACCGCCGCAACGAATGGTGTACTGCGCCCAGGCGCTGCTGAATCCTTCCGGCGTCGCCGGCGGCGTGACGGCCGGCACTTCGCTGGCGAGCAGCGATGCGTATCGGTCGGCAATGCGCTGCCTCGCATCGACCTCGTCACCGAAAAGTTCCCACTTTGCCAGCAGGATGGCGGCCTGCAGAGTATCGAGACGGGCATTCAGGCCGATACGCTTGTTGTCGTACTTGTCCTCGCCCTTGCCATGCACGCGGATGCTGCGCATGACATCGGCCAGGTCGGCGTCGTTCGTGAAGATCATGCCGCCGTCGCCATAGCAACCGAAGGGCTTGGCCGGGAAGAAACTCGTCGTTGCAACATGGCCGAAAGAACAGCTGCGGGCGTCGCCGATCGCGCCACCGAAAGATTGCGCGGCATCCTCGATCAGGAGGAGATCATGCGCCTTGCAGATCGCTTCGATCCGCGGGTAATCCGCTGGCAGGCCGAACATGTCGACGGCAATCACTGCCGCCAGGCGCGAGTTCTCGAAATCGAGATTCTCGGGCAGCGGGTAGATGCTGCGATCGCCCTTCTGAATGGCTTCAATCGCCTTTTCGAGCGCATCCGGGTCCATGTTGTAGGTGACCGGATCGATATCGACAAACACCGGTGTGGCGCCCAGCAGGGAGATGACTTCCGCCGATGCCATGAAGGTAAAGGGCGAGGTGATGACAATGTCGCCGGGCCCGAAACCTCGCGCCATCAATGGCATCACCAGGGCGTCGGTGCCCGACGAGCAGGAGATCGCGTGCTCCGAACCGACATACTCCGCGAGCACCTCCTCGAGCTCCGCAACTTCCGGACCCATGATGTACTTGCCATGATCGAGCACGGCGGCGATGCGGCGATCGACGTCTGCACGGATCAGTTTCTGCTGCGCTTCAAGATCGATGAACTGCATGATTTCTGCTACTCGCTCTCGCCGAGGAATTCACAACGGCTTGCTGATATTGAATAACGACGTGCGCAATCCGGGCATGCGGTTTCGCCTTCCGAGCGCGGCAGGGAAGTACCGCACTGGCACGCCCAGCCAATGCGACGAGCCGGGACACCGGCCATCATGGCGTAAGGCTCCACGTCACGATTGACCACGGCGCCGGCGGCAATGAAGGCCCACTCGCCAATCGTCACCCCGCAAACGATAGTCGCGTTGGCCCCGATGCTGGCATCGTGACGGACACGGGTCTCGTGGTAGGCACCGCTGTCGTTGCGCGGGAACGAACAACGGGGCGTGCGCACGTTGGTAAAAACCATGCTCGGGCCGCAGAAGACGTTGTCTTCCAGGACCACACCCTCGTAGACCGACACGTTGTTCTGGATCTTGACGTTGTTGCCGATCGTCACGTTGTTCGCCACGAAGACGTTCTGGCCAAGCGAACAGCGCTCGCCGATCACCGCAGACCCGCAGACGTGAACCCAGTGCCAGACGCGGCTGTCATCGCCGATCCTTGCGCCGTCATCCACGATCGCGGTTTCGTGCCTGGTGTATCCCATGCTCAGTACTCCAGCGGAAGGGAGACCGGTCGCTTGTCACGTGCCGAAAGGTAGGACGCAATCAACAGCTCCAGCGACTTGAGACCTTCGCGACCATCGGTTTCCGGCCGGGCCTTGCCGCGCAGCACGTCCACCACGTTCTCGTAGTAGAGCGGATGACCGAAGCCATAGACCGACGTCGTCTCGTAGCTGGACTGCTTGACCAGCTCGTCATCCGGATCCGAGTCCTCGAACTCCCAGTGCTGCACTTCGTTGACCGCCACACCGCCGACCCTGACGGTACCCTTCTCGCCGATGATCGTGATCGAACCCTCGAAATTCTTCGGGTAGGTCAGCATGGTCACGTTCACCGAGCCGAGCGCGCCGGAGCGCCATTTCAGGCTGATCACGCCGGTGTCCTCGGCCTGGATGTTGCGCTCCAGTGTCGCGGTCTGCGAATAGACGCTTTCGACCGGACCGATGATCCAGGTAAGCAGGTCGATGTAGTGGCTGGCCTGGTTCATGAACGCGCCGCCATCGTATTCCCACGTGCCGCGCCATGAGGCTGCGTCGTAGTATTCCTGCGGACGTGTCCAGAACACGTTCAGGTTGGCCATGTAGATGCGGCCAAAGCGACCCTTCTCCATGGCTCGCTTCAGCAGCTGCAAGGTCGCATTGCGGCGATTCTGCTTGACCACGAAAAGGTGCACACCCGCGCGATCGCAGGCCTTGACCATGCGCTTGCCGTCCGCCCAGCGCGTTGCCATCGGCTTCTCGGTCACGACATGGAGGCCGGCCTCGGCTGCGGCAACGGTCTGGTCGGGATGCAGGCCGGACGGTGTGGTGATCGAAACCACATCCGCACCCGAGTCCCGCAGCATTTCGTCATAATCGGCAAAGCCGCGCGCACCCGTGCGGTCCACCGCCTTCTTCAAGGCGTCGGCATTGTCATCGCATACCGCGACGAGATCGATATTGTCGGCGTGCTTCTCGATGGCTTCGAAATGCTTGTCGGCAATGCGGCCGCAACCCACGAGTGCCCACTTGATCTTGCGGTCGGTAATCGGCGTGTTTTGCTTGCTCATGTTCCTGTCCCTGCCTCAGGCCTTGACGACATTGTCTTTGTCGGCAGCAAAAACGCCGCGCGTATCGACAATGATCTGGGCCGAATTCTCTATCAGTGCGTAGTCGAAATCGTCGTGATCGGTGGTGAGCACCACGCAATCGAAAGCAGCAATCGTCTCGGCATCCAGCGCCACGCTGGAAAGGTCGAAATGGTGCTCGCGCATCTTCGGAAAGACCGGCACGTACGGGTCGGAGTACGCAACCTCCGCGCCGCGCTCTTCCAGCAACTCCATGATCTCCACCGACGGCGATTCGCGCATGTCATCGACGTTCTTCTTGTAGGCGATTCCCAGCACGAGAACCTTGCTGCCATAGATGGCCTTGCGCTTGCGATTCAATGCGTCGGCAATCTTGCCGATCACCCACTCGGGCATGGCCGAATTGACTTCGCCAGCCAGCTCGATGAAGCGGGTATGCAGGTTGTACTCGCGCGCCTTCCACGTCAGGTAGAAGGGATCGATGGGGATGCAGTGACCGCCGAGACCGGGGCCCGGCTTGTAGGGCACGAAACCGAACGGCTTGGTTGCCGCCGCATCGATGACCTCGTGAATGTCGATGCCCATGCGATCGGCCACGACCTTCATCTCGTTGACCAGGCCGATATTGACGGCACGATGGATGTTTTCCAGCAACTTGGTCATCTCGGCAGCCCGCGTCGAGCTCACCGTCACGACCTTGTCGATGACCTGGCCGTACAGCGCCTCGCCCACTTTCAGGCAGCCTTCGCTGTGCCCGCCGCAGACCTTGGGAATCGTGCGCGTCGTGAAATCAGGATTGCCCGGGTCCTCGCGTTCCGGCGAGTACACCAGGAAGTAATCCTTGCCGACCACATGGCCATTGCGCTCGATCCTGGGCAGCAATTCTTCCTCGGTGGTTCCGGGGTAGGTCGTGCTCTCCAGCGACATCACCTGGCCGGCTCGCAGATGGGGCTCCAGGGCTTCCACCGTATTCACCACGAAACTGAGATCCGGCTCGCGGTACTTGTTCAGCGGCGTGGGCACGCAGATGATCAACGCATCGACATCACGTGCGCGCGAGAAATCCGTTGTCGCCTCGAAGCCGGCAGCATTGGCGCCACGAATCGCATCCGAGGATATGTGCTTGATGTAAGTCTCGCCCGCTTCGAGCTTCCTGACCTTCTCCTCGTCGACATCAAAGCCCACGACCTTGTAGCCGACTTCGGAGTAACGCAGCATCAGCGGCAGGCCGACATAACCCAGGCCGACAATGCCGATCACCGCTTCCCGGTCGTTCATCTTCTTCAAAAGCGTTTCAAGCTGATCCATCTTGGTTTCCAGTTAACTTTTCAATTCGTTGACACTGCTGCCACGGCTGAATCCGGTCAGTCGCGACTCCGACCCGCCATCAGCGCACGAAGCCGTACTTCTCGAGCTTCAGGATGATGGCGTGCGCCGCTTCGTCGGGCGACATGTCGCGCGTATCGATGCGCATTTCCGGGTTTTCCGGCTCTTCGTAGGGATCGCTGATGCCGGTGAATTCCTTGATGATCCCCTGGCGCGCCTTGGCGTAGAGGCCCTTCCGGTCACGCTCCTCGCAGACTTCCAGTGGCGTGGCCACATGTACCTCGATGAAGCCACCGAGCGGTTCGATCATTTCGCGCACGATCCGACGGGTCGCCGCATAAGGCGCAATCGGTGCGCAGATGGCCGTGCCGCCATTCTTGGTGATCTCGCTGGCCACGTAGCCGATGCGCTCGATGTTGATGTTGCGATGTTCTTTCGAAAAGCCGAGCTCGCTGGAGAGGTGCTTTCGAACGAGATCGCCATCCAGCATCGTGAC
Proteins encoded in this region:
- a CDS encoding nucleotide sugar dehydrogenase, translating into MDQLETLLKKMNDREAVIGIVGLGYVGLPLMLRYSEVGYKVVGFDVDEEKVRKLEAGETYIKHISSDAIRGANAAGFEATTDFSRARDVDALIICVPTPLNKYREPDLSFVVNTVEALEPHLRAGQVMSLESTTYPGTTEEELLPRIERNGHVVGKDYFLVYSPEREDPGNPDFTTRTIPKVCGGHSEGCLKVGEALYGQVIDKVVTVSSTRAAEMTKLLENIHRAVNIGLVNEMKVVADRMGIDIHEVIDAAATKPFGFVPYKPGPGLGGHCIPIDPFYLTWKAREYNLHTRFIELAGEVNSAMPEWVIGKIADALNRKRKAIYGSKVLVLGIAYKKNVDDMRESPSVEIMELLEERGAEVAYSDPYVPVFPKMREHHFDLSSVALDAETIAAFDCVVLTTDHDDFDYALIENSAQIIVDTRGVFAADKDNVVKA
- a CDS encoding glycosyltransferase, whose translation is MTSPGQQQEGQRRVCMFVYNTFTHDARVHKQASTLAAAGYAVTVVCLRADDLPVEEFRAGYRILRVERLPWHIRAIRAVSSMAPLARLVGMLKRGLRRVFSGAGRLLRIDRLVAWVRRRSERAGKDSRPLGERGYADLGLLEIVLGIIGLPLLPLILLHPMVRERLGLAMQRSTGLRGRFEALVLFSLKAARLVQKKIVSILRRAWRLARALLRKSYVFLVKRPVKLMASWLKRQMGKLLKFFLMPFHRQFCFLDFYARSVDALANERFDVYQAHDLNTMPVAWHLARKFDKPLVYDSHEYYLERNMQHRYSWLGKWLRQRMERRFVRAAAANITVNESIAKALGRQYGVDDFHVIMNTPSGKRFENSDQVKLKEALGIDEGQTVVLYLGAITFNRGLKQAISSMKLLDECHLVLMGPGQPAFLDELKRWAADEGVESKVHFFGPVPSEEVTAYAASADIGIAPIENACLSYYYCSPNKVFEYILSGLPIVASDFPELKKIVSSYDVGLLFDPESPESIARAIDKVRTDHQFQANVINNMDAAARAFNWESEGRKLLDIYEALET
- a CDS encoding DegT/DnrJ/EryC1/StrS family aminotransferase, giving the protein MQFIDLEAQQKLIRADVDRRIAAVLDHGKYIMGPEVAELEEVLAEYVGSEHAISCSSGTDALVMPLMARGFGPGDIVITSPFTFMASAEVISLLGATPVFVDIDPVTYNMDPDALEKAIEAIQKGDRSIYPLPENLDFENSRLAAVIAVDMFGLPADYPRIEAICKAHDLLLIEDAAQSFGGAIGDARSCSFGHVATTSFFPAKPFGCYGDGGMIFTNDADLADVMRSIRVHGKGEDKYDNKRIGLNARLDTLQAAILLAKWELFGDEVDARQRIADRYASLLASEVPAVTPPATPEGFSSAWAQYTIRCGGRRADYQAALSDAGIPSAVYYPSPLHLQTAYAQLGYVKGSLAASEEASADVLSLPFGPYLRDEDMDKVVACLARV
- a CDS encoding Gfo/Idh/MocA family oxidoreductase; the protein is MSKQNTPITDRKIKWALVGCGRIADKHFEAIEKHADNIDLVAVCDDNADALKKAVDRTGARGFADYDEMLRDSGADVVSITTPSGLHPDQTVAAAEAGLHVVTEKPMATRWADGKRMVKACDRAGVHLFVVKQNRRNATLQLLKRAMEKGRFGRIYMANLNVFWTRPQEYYDAASWRGTWEYDGGAFMNQASHYIDLLTWIIGPVESVYSQTATLERNIQAEDTGVISLKWRSGALGSVNVTMLTYPKNFEGSITIIGEKGTVRVGGVAVNEVQHWEFEDSDPDDELVKQSSYETTSVYGFGHPLYYENVVDVLRGKARPETDGREGLKSLELLIASYLSARDKRPVSLPLEY
- a CDS encoding acyltransferase; this translates as MGYTRHETAIVDDGARIGDDSRVWHWVHVCGSAVIGERCSLGQNVFVANNVTIGNNVKIQNNVSVYEGVVLEDNVFCGPSMVFTNVRTPRCSFPRNDSGAYHETRVRHDASIGANATIVCGVTIGEWAFIAAGAVVNRDVEPYAMMAGVPARRIGWACQCGTSLPRSEGETACPDCARRYSISASRCEFLGESE